The following nucleotide sequence is from Bactrocera oleae isolate idBacOlea1 chromosome 2, idBacOlea1, whole genome shotgun sequence.
CTAATTGTTGGAGGAATTCACcgtgccgttgttgttgttgttgctgctgctgctgttggtgGTGCATTTGCGCTTGCagttcttgctgttgttgctgctgcggcGCTGCGCATGGTTGCGCATGCGCGTGGTCTTCACTGAAAGCTGTTGAatcgaaacaaaaaacaaacttaGTTAATACCAGTTAATTGAATTAGTTAGTTAGCTAGTTTGCATTCAATTTTCCAATCATTTTCCACACGCAATTCACATTTTCATGCCCATTTATATCATacatgcaagtatttattaatttgttgttgGCGCTATTACGCTATTattctagttgttgttgttgttatattttttcaacttaCGGTCATCACAATCGGGACAGCAGAGTATGCGTTGCGGTTTGCCGCTGCTTGAACTGGGCGATGGCGTGTGCATGCCGCCGGCCGGTTTgtgtgttgttggtgttgtagaCTCAGCAGACAATTGCGTGGTGTCCAGTTGCAAATCAATGGCTGTAGGCGAGAATAAACAAATGCATAATGCATATAAATTAGACGCTCAGTAATTTAGTCATTAAATGAACTttgattgcaaaaaaaaataaataaaaataaaaaaaatattatcaaaataaataaaaataaaaaaatattatcaaaatatcattaaaaaaaagaaatagaaatacaagtacatagataaaaaaaagaaataaaaagcaaaaaaataaattaaataatatataaataaaaaacaatataaaaaacacaaaaaataatatatataaaatatttaaataataatttaataataaataaaagaataccaGCGAACCTAGTAGAAAAATGTAGCGAATCAACGCGAATagatttatttgtaattatgaatcgattaatacatatgtatagtaacTAGGTTAAGTAAAGGGTGAAACgattttcgtttaaaatatCGTAtcattgtttcgaaaatatatataataaaaaaattaaataaaagttaataaaataaatcgtaATGTTTTTGAAAGCTATATACACTTcgaggctataatacccttcacaagtatcTTTTTAATAGCAtacaagggtataaaaagatcttaatcttgattttggttgttgctatagtgatccgatctaaactatttcttttaatattgaattattgccttagcCAATAACCCATGTtatatttcgtgaagaaattcggtttgtatggcagctatatgctatagtggtccgatatcgacgctTCCTACAAATGCGctgcttcttgggaagaaactTTCAGATTGTTATCtaacaaacagacggacatggctaaaccgacttatctcgtcatgctgattttttatatatgtatatactttatactgcctccgacgttttcttttggttgttttgaaattcgtggaaaaacttaacataccctggttcagggtataatatttagggtattcacaaggtgtcatatcgtcttatttttttatgactgtaagtacacaattttacaaataatacataatatacagAATATACGTAGTATCTAAGTTTCTCACAAAATATACACAATGAATATTCGTTGCCTCAGAGACATCGCCGTTATTTTACTCCTGTGAGAGTTTGTGTGAATTCAGTTCATAGTAAATGATTGCCATTCACGTTTGCCAggctaaaaataattgaatttccCCACACGATTCGGTATTCATTTAACCGGAAATACTCAAATTAGGAAATTTCAAAATCGCCATTATTCAAGAGTGATAACTCAATGATATGGTATGGCCCAGTCAGGCCAAAGGCGAGCCAACGTTTATTCATGACTCGACAAGTACCAATTAAGAACGCCATTAAGGGCAATTGAAACATCAGCTTTGATTTCAAGGCCACCCCGCTCCGGCGATAGCCTGCTCGAGCTACAACCAAACAGCAAATACAACAAGCGACGATGTTAATCTAATCAGAGAGCGCATTAATATTCAGCGTTGAGTTGAAACGATGGTTTCgactttgttgctgttgtttgggagaattatttgtttttaactgTGGTGAGCGTAGGGTTCGGTTAGGAGGCGCATGGCAAGCATGTCGAAATATGAAAGGGAATACATTAAGGCAGTGATTACAATTACATGCATACTTTATGAGTGGGTTATAACTTTTTAAGTGAAAATGATTTAGACCATTTAACGGTcgtaaagaagaagaagaagccaTTAAGCCAATAGTAGCTTTGTCAAGCAATTAATGAAATAGGAGAGACAAAGTTTGTGTGTGGTCACAACAGATAGCACGCTTTTTCTCtttaatatcatttttttttgcttagaaaTACAACGGTGGGTGGTCCGTGGATACAGCGTGCGATGGATAGTAGCGtcttcaaaaaaacaaagaatgtgaacaaaaaaaaaataaattctaaatttttaaggTTATCTAACCGAggaaagcaaaatattaaacatatgcttttataaatcaaaataaaataaataaatatataaaatgcataatgcaaaaatatgtaataattacACTATATAGTGATGTTAAGGAGATTAATCAAGATACTCAAATACCACCGCAGACTTCTTGGCGCAACAGTCGCCAATTTTTCCTTTAGCTTTGTTGAGTAGTGTTATTAATTGCAAAGTAAATGTTCTAAATGCCTTTATTAGGTGGTGTGTGACTAACTGCTTACttaatttaatgcttttttgtgcataaatttcataatttgttaagaaaaattatcttattttattaattgactttaaatagtttattataactcgatcgaaaatttcaatatttttagtatttaattaatttaatattttaaatattattacgtTATTATacgttttaatttataattctcctcatttacaaatttttattttcatcaaatttgttgcGGCAAattgaagcaaaatattttttagtttctcacttttaatatattattaattaattaattttttttaaatttaattcttttgtttatattattctagtaaatttttcttatatgctgctaaacatcaaattttattgatttttttgtttttatttgtactttATTTAGAAAACTTGTTAGtttatctttaatattttttaattttttcaattttactaatatttattatttagtggtttctttttaaaatttttcctcttcttcttttataaattaaagtctttatgtgttatttatttttgtctttaattttttatattttgttttgataatttttaaatttgttttatattaataattttttttttgaattttattaattttttaagtttttatcaataattttttttaatattaagtttgtaattttttattaatttttgtctttcattttatttatattttattgtacttataatttgtaagtttattttattattttttattaatattctaagtttttcattaatatttttattctttttcttttataatttaaaattgttacttTTATAATGgtttttgtatttactttttgtatacttctgtttttaaatttaatatttttttgatgtttttagctaattttaattttataattttcgtaacttttttatttaaataattatttttatttaatttagaacTTTTAATTCttgtagttttttttctttcgccCTCTATAAACTCTCCCACACATTTGTACTATCGCGCACAATTATTTAGTGTTTGCTATTATTTTCGCACTTTTGCATTCTCCTTTTTGATTATACACTCAATTGGGTGTATAAAGCCGcaaaaaacaatagcaacaacaacagcaattgaaGTGTGACGATATAATGGAATAGCTACAGACTAAAGGTGGCAGTTAATTAACGCGTGTTGCATCGTTAatgactttattgtttttgtattagtaAATTTAGTAGTTGAAAAAGCGTACTAGCGCAACTACGCCAAACAAAGTTTTGCTATTTCTCTTTGATCTTTCAATAGAAGAaatgtgtaggtatgtatgtgtttaagcCCAAGTGTACGTCTATGTATGTAGGTGcgtgtgttattgttgttgtgaccAATGTCAACAATAGTTCTGTGCACTGCCACCCTAAAATCCTATCACACTTGCTTGACTTAGGCCATCGACCGACCACCGGCATATTTATAACTTAACGCATTTATGCACATTAGAAgagtatttagtacttgtaccGGAAATCTCGCTTGGATAAACACACAATTACACAcaataacatacttgtatatatgtagaacGCATGCCACGAACTCCTTTCTTTATTTTGCTATTTATGAAACGTGAAGTCGTCGCTAAAATTAAACTTCCGCTGTGAAAAACGTTTCATAAAAGTTCAaacgtatgcgtgtgtgtgtgtgtgtgtcagcgTTTGCTCGCTCtgcttacaaatttataaataacttcATTCATTAGagtaaaatttgtgttttataaTGCCTAAGCAAGAACATCAAATGCATTTGTGTGCCGGTTTGTGTATGTGCgagcgtgtgcgtgtgtgcgagTGTTTTGTTGTgcacaaaatattaatgtgAATCAAGTGCGCTGATGATGTCTTCGCAAACGAGCATTGTGCCTTTGCTTGCCATTGTTAATTTGGGATATTAAAGGAGACCGCAATGTAGCGAAGTGAAAAACAAACGATTAAAAGCAACGCAAGCAAGAGGAGCAGCGGAATATACTCATAATTTTATGACAATGAATTGACGTGAATTTCCGTATACCCTGAACAACATGTGTTATTTGTTTGCCGtgaagtgtatgattttgaCTTAATTAGTTTCAAATGCTATAGTAGTAGTGAGCAGTACTAcatatagaaatttttaatgTCAGAATGagttacatacaaatattacaaatataagcTTTTATATCGATAGAGATGGTAGAATTGCATCGTTTGATTAGAATAATCCATAATTAGCTAAAACTTAGCCACTTTATAAGGTTAAATtgaagcacatatgtatgtatgtagatacatatggaGGCGACATAATTGTATCGTTTAGTTGCAATAAtcgataaatttgttaaaatttaactttaaaaaattattagttaaccttcaaatttaactaaattcaaCCGAATCAatcttgcattttttttatttttaacaaaatatgaatCTGTTTGATGTTGCTATTCTGTAATGAAAAACCTATTTATAGGGAGAAAAATAACATTCTAAACTAACAAAAAATTGCCAAATCTTACTAGAATTTGTACTAATAATTTTAAGTTCATAGTTCGTATATGTATACCAGTTCACGTTGAGGAAtgttgttgaaatattttttaaaataattttttaaattattttttcaaaacatttgcttttaaaacagtcaacattttttgttgCGTCACACCATACATTTTATTAAACGATTTGATTGAGCAACAGGTTTTTATTACATGTTATAAATACgaaatttatagattttatttgaatttgtagaatcgttaacataaatatttaataattttcaaaaatatttaatactttttaaaaatatttaatatgaaatcattattttcactataaaaaaacataaaatattgcttaaatgagaaagtcaaaaatatttattaaatcttttttttgctatttattttctAGTTAACTTATAGATaatcgattaatttttaattttgcacacatttcaaaagtattaatggtatatacaaataaaaatttaatttaaatttaattttagaaataaaaaaattttatttttctttaatttaaatttttaatttcatatttttgatttaatctATAATTAACTTATCGTTAACCgattaagttttattatttataagtatattcactgagatttttatatattataggttTTTCAAATCAGCAACgattaaacgatttttttcgtttatttacaaatacaaaaattaatttagtatttttgcGCTATAAACGTTAGTTAGACTTTTtcgtagaaaataatttttatttttgtttttttgtaaactcattataaatatatttatttattctccaCTTACTCAcggtttttgttaaaaagtaaacgaataaaatcataaattctAGATATGCTAAACTCTAACCCACTATCGCTCTCTAATACGGCACATAGCCAAACTTTCCTCCCTTACACACATTACGTGATGGGCATATCTCAAATGTGAATTATAAACTGCACGCAAATAGCTGCGGATGCAAATGTACGCCTGCACGCATgtacaataaatattcaaaaagacATTTTTCAATGCATCTCAACATTTTTCTGCTTTGTTCTATTCATAAACTAGTGGCGtacaattaaaaaccaaaaaaaaaaaaaaaataaaacaaaaacaatgccacatctaacaataataaaaatcaaatgacTATAGATTCACTTACATTTCTTGCCTTTAGCCGCATCGTCGCACACTTGCAGATGCACATCCTCGACACGCACCATCGACGTTTGCGAGTTGGTGGACGCGGCAGCGGCCGCTGCTGCCGAGGCCATTGCTGCGTTGCGATGGCGACTCTCCAGCCAAGTTGGCCGCTGTTGCAGGAAACATTTGCGACGCTGTGGCGAGTGTTGCAATTGATGCGTTGCCGTCGGCTGTGCGGTCGCCAAATTTTGTGTTTGCTGCCGCGACACACGTTGCTGCTGGCCGCCCGCCTGTGACTGTGAGGGCGATAATTTTGGTGCTTGTGTTTGCAATGGTTGCGTTGGCTCCAATGCATGGGCGCGTTGCAAGTGCTGATCGAGTGCGCGTTGCGTGCAGAAACTTTGGCCGCATTGGGCGCATTGGAAGCGTTGTGCGCCGTGCTCTTCGACAATGTGTTGTTGACGTTTTACGCGACGCGTGAAATGCATCGGGCAGTGGGGACAATTGAATGGCGTCTCCACCGGATGCATGGCAATAATGTGATTGCTATAGTCGAGATTGCTGGTAAACTTGGGGCGTTTGTGACAGAAGCGACAAACCAAGTTGACTTTTTGTGAGGATGTGCCGGCGTTGGCGGCATTGCTTGGTTTAGCTGCGATTGTTGCAATTGGTTTTGCTGTTTGTGGTTGCGGATGCGGTTGGATCAATTGTAGTTGCTGCATGGCGGGTTGACGTGTGCGCGTGTGCTGCAACATGCGTACTTGCGGTGTGGTGTGTACTGCTTGcagttgtatttgttgttgcggatgttgttgtcgttgttggtAGTGCGATGCGGAGGGTGTTGAAGCGCAGCGCGGCGGCCGATTTGCAACCTGCGCGGAGGCTGGGTGTGGCGGTGGTGTAGCGTTGTGCAACTGATAGTGTTGCATATGGCGCGGAGGCGGCGTCTGATGCAAAGTGCGTTGAGCCGAATTCACTGTTGGTGAAGCGATAAATTGTGGGCTCAAATTGATGCCGTTCACCTGTACCGTTGACATGTGCGGCAACGATTGTCCCGTCATTTGTGGTTGTGCATGTTGCATGATTACGGTTTGTGGCGCCTGCGACAATTGATATGTGGTCGGCGGTTCAGGTGTGCCGGTGGTTGTGGCGTACAATTGTGGGGTGGCGCCACTACTACCGGGCTTGCCGTAATCTTGCGGTATCACAATCattatttgttgctgctgttgtggttGCTGTTGGCACGCTGGTCGCTGCTGTACTGTGGAGGCAGCGCCTTCAATGTAATTCTCGTTTGCATCGACCACCGATGATTTGTTTAACTCAAGTGCATGgcgatgctgttgttgttggcggtgGTGGCCATGTTGCTGCGCTGTGCCAGCCAAATGTGGCGACATACCGGTGGTGGCAATCAAATTAGGCTGATACAAATCGCTGGCGCTAATGTAGTAGGTGGTGGTGCCGCCACCGGCGGCTGGCGCCTCGATGATGGCCGGCGAAAGGCTCGTAAGATCGGCACTGGACGTCCATTGGATTTCTTGTCCGCTGCCGAGGCCGTGGGCGTACAAGTTCACACCAACGCCCAGATTTTGTATTGGCTGTATGGCGTTGGCCGCTTGTGCCAGTTGCAGTTGCGCCGCCTCGTAGGCGCAGCTGGGCGGCAAGGTGATGTAgtgttgtttctgttgttgtccATTTTGAGTGTGCGCGTTAGCTTGTGATTGCTGTTGCTTGGGTGTGGCAAGCACAGTTTGATGAACGATTTGTGgacgttgctgttgctgttgttgctgtttccgTTGCTGTTccaacatttgttgttgttgtcgctgccGTTGACGTTGTTGTTCCAACAgctgttgttgatgttgctgctgttggtgtCGCCGTTGTTGTTCCAACAGTTGTTGCTGCATTAGCTGTTCCTGCTGTTGTTGCTCCAACAATTTCTGCTGCAAAAGatgctcttgttgttgctgctgttgctgcagcagctgttgttgtttgagTAATTCTTCTTCGCGTTGCTGTTGCAATAGTAGCTCAGCCTGCggcaactgttgttgttgcgccatCTGTTGTTCAATTAATTGCTGCGGCTGCGCACCCTCTGCTGGCAACATTTGCTGCTGCAACGCATGCTGGTGTTGTTGAACAGCAGCTGAAGGTGGCTGCGGTACTGTATGATGCTGCTGTCGTCGCTGGTGTTGTTTTTTGTGCACCACTTCATCCTGTGCCTTATCCTCTTGTGCCTGCGCGCGCGCACGTTGCTCCACCACTCTCTCTGTCTCCTGGATGTCATTCAGCAGCTGTGCGAACGCCGCATTATCCACTGAATACTCCTTCGTAGAGCCGTCGTTTTCATTACAAACCGTTGCAGACGCATGCACCTGCACACCATTGTTAGCCTCATTGACGCAGGCGTTCATGTCAGTGCCCATATATTGTAAAGTATCCGCCTTTGCAACGCCCACCTTGCAATTAGTCGCCTCCTCAAGAGACACCGCTGCTAATGCGCGCATTTCCAAGTCATGCGAACTTTGCTCATTTTGGCTGCTTGCAGGACTAGCCGACGCATTGTTGGCAGCTGCTCCCGCCAACTCAATGTTCTCAAAGCAGGGTATATCATTTTGGAAGCCGATCAACTCTGACTGTGTGCTGTCCTCCGTGAAGCATTCACCGTATTTATTGCCATATTGCTTGCCATAACCTGCAGCAGCACCTTGCGCTTGCTGCGCCGCCTGTTGCTGATGTGTCGGTGGACCGACAGACATGGGCGCCGATATTGGTGATGGCTCTGACATCTGTCCACTGCTTACGCTCGCCGGCTCCATATGCATGTGTTGGACGTAAGGGCTGGAGGCCACCGACAAACTGCCACCACCGCCGGCCATGCTGCTGCTGCCCACACTGCCGACGCCACCAAGCGGACTTTCGGCGTACATGCTGTGTGTGGGCGTGGTTGGTGGTTCGGAGAGTGGCGAGTACACGGATTGTGCGAAAAAGTCATCTGCGCTGGATGAGACCGGTGTGTAGATGTGTTGATCCTGCATTTCGTTAAGTATCCCACTTAATGTGGTCTCCACATCCTGCATCTCACTCAAGTTTGTTTCGCTTAGCAGCTGTGTATGTTGCTGTGTTGAGACTGTTTCGGCTTCAGCCTCAGCTTCAGCGAGTAATGCAGCGGTCACTTCGCCGGCTGGCAAGGTGGCTTGCAATTCGTTGGCTAGCGGCGCTTCGGACTCATCAGCGAACTCAGGCGCGAATTCACTTATGAAATCATGCAATTTTGTGTCAGTCAGAGTGTCTGTGGACGCTGTTGTCTGCGTTGAAATTGTTGGTACGGCGCAGCTCGAATACAAAGCGTTGTTGTTCGTTAGGCACTCCACGCGCCGATTCGGACTTGACCCAGTACCGTCGCTGAAGCCCATAAAATCACTTTGCTCGCTCTCGTATTGGCTGTTGCCGCAAGCATAGCCGCTGTAGGACATAAATTGAGCTTTCGTGGCGTTCGCTTGGGGCTGCGCTGGTTGCGAGTTAACTTCCATAGTTTGGTTTTCATTAGTTGGCTGCTCGTTGGTGGCATTCGGTAGTTCTGTTGATTTCATAGAAGTATCTGCGGTTGCTTCTGAGCTACCAATGGTTATGCATTTACCTTCAGCATCGCCAtctttgttgctgttgatgcTGTTATTTTCTTTGGCTTGCGCTGGCTCTCTAGCCTCATCTTTTTTATGGGCGATCTCAGCTGTTTCTGTTTTCTTTGTCTCTTGGAAACTTTTCGTCACTTTTGCTGTCAAAGCTGAAATTTTAGACGTTTCAGTGGTCACCGTTGAGGTGTCGGACAAGGTCGCTTTTATCGGTGTTTTTTGCACGTttgttgttttcaaaaatttcttttggAAATCGGCAGATAGTGCAGAGAGCGGTACGCGTACTATTAGCTGATTGCGTAAGAGAACCGACACTGGATTGGAGCTTGCGGTTGAAGTTGTTGTTGGCGATGTGAGCGCTGTTATCTTTGCCATCATAGGTGTCGATTGTGTTGAAAACTTCGTGGGTGACTCTATAATGTCCGTTTTCACCGGAGAGGTAAACAACGAAGCATTTGTTGTGTTGGACATAAGTGTAGAAAAGGTCTTCAGAGACATTGACGCGGCAGGCGTGGCTTTAGTTGGAGTCAGCTTAACGGCTGAAATTAGCGGAGTATCAGTAGTTGAGGCCTCAACGGTGTTCTTTGGTTCACTTTGAGTTGGCGTGAGCGCTGGTAAAACGGGCAGTAAAGGCACTAATTGGCTGGGCAAAGTCATGCCCGAACTTGAGCCGACCGACGTGCCAGATGTATATGACGTTGCGACgctctttttattattatcacaatTTTCTTTGGTGGCCTCAGCACAACCATTAACGTTCAATATACTCACATTATTTATTACCATCTTGCCCCTATTTTGGCTGATAAGCGGTGGCGGTAAGGTGCTGTTGTTTGACTTTTGCATTACATTTGGCACATGTTCGTCCTCCGTTGTGGCTGCGTCATCAGTCAAGCTGCAATTATCGCGACAGCACGAGCGTTTGGGACGGAAGCGACGTCGCTTTTGAGTCTCAGTGCTCGAAATCTCTATATTCTGCGGCTTGGACAAGTTACCTACGACATGATAACGCGCCGCTGTCAATGGGCGTGGCAAAGCGCATTGTGAACTCGGCGTAACGCTTGTTTTGTCATCAGTTTGTTTGGTCGCGCACGAGCCACACGCATCCGGAAGTTTCTCTTGcaccaattttaaaataatgggcATCACTTTGCCGTCGGTGGAATTGTCACCTTGCGTTACAACACGTCTTCTTGTTTCCTCTAATAATTTGCGCCGCTTCTTAATGCGTTTGCTTCGCCGTTCTGTGCAACTTCCACCCGCGGTTGTCGTGGTACTATCTCCATCTGTGCTGTAAGCCGTCTCTGTTAGGTATAACTCAGTCTTTTGGATTTCGGTGGGTGTTGCAAAAGGTATTGGTTCACATTGTGCGGGAAGCACAAGTTGATCTTCCTCATCCTCCATGGAAGTTTGTTCCTGTAGGCTTTCCTTCATTTCGGCTTTGGTGCGCCAAGGTGAGCGCGTCGAATGTGTGCTTTCGTTTTCATCGGTTGCTAATTTACGTTTGAGCGCTGAGCGTGTATTAGAGGCATCTTCAGTCGCGTCAGTGGCTTTTAATGCTACGCACTTTTTGTCCATTAGCGAAGCGATGTGAACATCTGCTTCGTTCGTGTGTTGCAATGCAACTGTTGCGGCTGACGCCGTCATAGACTTTGTCACCTCTTCATACAACTCAGTGGCTTCTAAGCGCCGTAAGCGTACAAAACATGAGGGTAGCCGTGTCACCGACTCAGCCTTATCTACGTCAACAACACAATCAGTTGTCGCACTCTCTGTGCATGAGTGTTTATCGAAACAAGGG
It contains:
- the mld gene encoding serine-rich adhesin for platelets isoform X3 produces the protein MNSVDGAPNATILAEGAPTSATATSSVTAKTKNSSAKPTTTAATTVRTKTTDSSTTTNTTSVIKPTDADATDEFHESDKNVRHVVVDEQQQQQPEQKQTRRNEAPIKQIIITKTIRATTAATATANGETATATTTMGNTNKTNIETTDKTTDAATTTATVTTIETTKSIQDAKNNDVPMTDMPNAEDNRDGNGDDEDDGGGGADDAGNDATSTSTTTTMAAVSTATAVIDNITTLAKPQPLLTAEGDNCELNELELCRCCGKPNVTLYDLFPNVPTDKANTILEGDTNLDAVAVNIKTTVDVNQATVCDIAANVAKNGAQINNNKTVVDTTSVATKTDDNAKTNTPKRCYRTIAASIAAAAASGSSTTTGSCSAGAPTCQKTNDPIVGTTINSDVVAGDRDAEVAPSTATTSAARVKQSATVAATANEKNVDDATNNAEAQNANAQAQNSDNMENILQEMQIWRLRIKSNDGLPQRICSKCTAQFYIIHKFRRKCLKVQIRLRSLFDKTNCWEYEELLAQVADEQTEELSTALASKTKSKPNNCQRLRNQETQTTDELETALSVNLPPVLDIGNDLINDNCSKSPRSGLELNVNAADTANTSHIGKMANNTASLSGNGNSSETSKLSSIEKTANAAATTATTTLTTVRTSSPCAMQNPLLGVEPTKPKTKVPNNDLTTLDVETALGRDVNRRSGRSVDQESLLATHIIFKPATAAERTKANKRTASPTNPTTVMMRTRSARKRPISCQQSNEDELSLAARVKDGARADDCLAAVNDVDDDDDDEVKNEALPRTDDAVPTDADQSVEAIAKTASLCASLSPSPTYLSGEPKHAENCVQREKRARERERERGGVCECVREGERETEAEIASAAVFMDTRHAHSYTATTKEAVETAAATAILCDADTLIARCGGDCGGNVVKAITDEPLTKISSSSRNNKVDDDVVDLLQPAVVVNTTKATPMDVDTSSVQQKPISGQAVTTTPTIGNNTETSATVSAAAVTVAVTAVVGLSKVPRNDVQSSKQTVEASEISNLPILPATTTNTTTCNNEAVKDGAAALQIIAIETDASKATSAAVGANNKGVAGNTLKSSLNRTLSLSNVQGGGCGVGGKHHLETDERLAAENVPVTVDADGNGDDEGVETLIATVEQQRPTTAEHKYNMETIRTAFSAETDLLETDQLETSTANDPNSASAVSAFITKAALKAYSTSPKCRSLARRHMQHKLRRTLKGPIGHLLANSPASTSAAAAAFTAMHYKKKQVRRSLTKLTSERATALLDGDAPAMTAATNDIDTNSIAEGADSTTLPTQPTFSYYATARRGRRRLKWRARSHHPCFDKHSCTESATTDCVVDVDKAESVTRLPSCFVRLRRLEATELYEEVTKSMTASAATVALQHTNEADVHIASLMDKKCVALKATDATEDASNTRSALKRKLATDENESTHSTRSPWRTKAEMKESLQEQTSMEDEEDQLVLPAQCEPIPFATPTEIQKTELYLTETAYSTDGDSTTTTAGGSCTERRSKRIKKRRKLLEETRRRVVTQGDNSTDGKVMPIILKLVQEKLPDACGSCATKQTDDKTSVTPSSQCALPRPLTAARYHVVGNLSKPQNIEISSTETQKRRRFRPKRSCCRDNCSLTDDAATTEDEHVPNVMQKSNNSTLPPPLISQNRGKMVINNVSILNVNGCAEATKENCDNNKKSVATSYTSGTSVGSSSGMTLPSQLVPLLPVLPALTPTQSEPKNTVEASTTDTPLISAVKLTPTKATPAASMSLKTFSTLMSNTTNASLFTSPVKTDIIESPTKFSTQSTPMMAKITALTSPTTTSTASSNPVSVLLRNQLIVRVPLSALSADFQKKFLKTTNVQKTPIKATLSDTSTVTTETSKISALTAKVTKSFQETKKTETAEIAHKKDEAREPAQAKENNSINSNKDGDAEGKCITIGSSEATADTSMKSTELPNATNEQPTNENQTMEVNSQPAQPQANATKAQFMSYSGYACGNSQYESEQSDFMGFSDGTGSSPNRRVECLTNNNALYSSCAVPTISTQTTASTDTLTDTKLHDFISEFAPEFADESEAPLANELQATLPAGEVTAALLAEAEAEAETVSTQQHTQLLSETNLSEMQDVETTLSGILNEMQDQHIYTPVSSSADDFFAQSVYSPLSEPPTTPTHSMYAESPLGGVGSVGSSSMAGGGGSLSVASSPYVQHMHMEPASVSSGQMSEPSPISAPMSVGPPTHQQQAAQQAQGAAAGYGKQYGNKYGECFTEDSTQSELIGFQNDIPCFENIELAGAAANNASASPASSQNEQSSHDLEMRALAAVSLEEATNCKVGVAKADTLQYMGTDMNACVNEANNGVQVHASATVCNENDGSTKEYSVDNAAFAQLLNDIQETERVVEQRARAQAQEDKAQDEVVHKKQHQRRQQHHTVPQPPSAAVQQHQHALQQQMLPAEGAQPQQLIEQQMAQQQQLPQAELLLQQQREEELLKQQQLLQQQQQQQEHLLQQKLLEQQQQEQLMQQQLLEQQRRHQQQQHQQQLLEQQRQRQRQQQQMLEQQRKQQQQQQQRPQIVHQTVLATPKQQQSQANAHTQNGQQQKQHYITLPPSCAYEAAQLQLAQAANAIQPIQNLGVGVNLYAHGLGSGQEIQWTSSADLTSLSPAIIEAPAAGGGTTTYYISASDLYQPNLIATTGMSPHLAGTAQQHGHHRQQQQHRHALELNKSSVVDANENYIEGAASTVQQRPACQQQPQQQQQIMIVIPQDYGKPGSSGATPQLYATTTGTPEPPTTYQLSQAPQTVIMQHAQPQMTGQSLPHMSTVQVNGINLSPQFIASPTVNSAQRTLHQTPPPRHMQHYQLHNATPPPHPASAQVANRPPRCASTPSASHYQQRQQHPQQQIQLQAVHTTPQVRMLQHTRTRQPAMQQLQLIQPHPQPQTAKPIATIAAKPSNAANAGTSSQKVNLVCRFCHKRPKFTSNLDYSNHIIAMHPVETPFNCPHCPMHFTRRVKRQQHIVEEHGAQRFQCAQCGQSFCTQRALDQHLQRAHALEPTQPLQTQAPKLSPSQSQAGGQQQRVSRQQTQNLATAQPTATHQLQHSPQRRKCFLQQRPTWLESRHRNAAMASAAAAAAASTNSQTSMVRVEDVHLQVCDDAAKGKKSIDLQLDTTQLSAESTTPTTHKPAGGMHTPSPSSSSGKPQRILCCPDCDDPFSEDHAHAQPCAAPQQQQQQELQAQMHHQQQQQQQQQQRHGEFLQQLEDESTFEEEEQQQSGEQSLQHCTKRAHVTMPSPEQTEPDSTSTNTATLRHFRKRRASAKLASMPALQAGGVGGGNTNAAAALMGGNANASEDELLLMERVLRNSHNCLFCDARFTNDIALRKHHQLAHSNQASMPFVCSICKRGFRMRSALQRHMETHDSEGRPYECTLCHVRFPRPSQLTLHKLTVHFLRKPHACEVCGKQFGTESALKTHSKFHADERPVAGECKT